Proteins co-encoded in one Apteryx mantelli isolate bAptMan1 chromosome 4, bAptMan1.hap1, whole genome shotgun sequence genomic window:
- the LOC136992039 gene encoding olfactory receptor 4S2-like, with protein sequence MENVSSVKEFILLGLSKNQGVQKICFVVFLFFYIVTVAGNLLIVVTVVSSQRLNSPMYFFLCHLSIADLCFSSATAPRMIADFLVKKKTISFGGCMTQLFGFHIFGGAEIFILTAMAYDRYFAICRPLHYTTLMTRRVCGWMVMGSWVGGFVHSLVQTLITVSLPFCGPNETDHYFCDVHPLLQLACTDTYVAGIIVVANTGMIALVSFFILVTSYIVILLSLKRRTSEGRYKALSTCGSHITVVILFFGPCTFTYIHPSSNLSEDKRVAVFYNVITPMLNPLIYTLRNEEMKSAMRKLWN encoded by the coding sequence atggagaatgtaagcagtgtgaaggaattcattcttctgggcctttcaaagaaccaaggggtgcagaaaatatgttttgtggtgtttttgttcttctatattgttactgtggcaggaaatctgctcatcgttgtcactgtagttagcagtcagcgtctgaactcccccatgtatttctttctctgccacctgtccattgcagatctttgcttctcttctgccacagctcccagaatgattgctgacttccttgtcaaaaagaaaaccatttcctttgggggttgcatgacacagctatttgggtttcatatcttcggcggcgctgagatcttcatcctcacagcgatggcctatgatcgctactttgccatatgcagacccctgcactacaccaccctcatgaccaggcgtgtgtgtggctggatggtgatgggttcatgggtggggggctttgtgcactccctggtgcagaccctcataaccgttagcctccctttttgcggtcccaacgaaactgaccactacttctgtgatgtccatcccctactgcaactggcctgtaccgacacctatgttgcaggcatcattgttgttgccaatactggaatgattgctttggtctctttcttcatcctggtcacgtcctacattgtcattttgttatccttgaaaaggcgaacgtccgaagggcgatacaaagccctctccacctgtgggtcccacattactgtggtgattctcttctttgggccatgcacattcacctacatacacccatccagcaatctctcggaggacaagagggtagctgtgttttacaatgtcatcacgcccatgctgaacccactcatctacacgctgagaaatgaggagatgaaaagtgccatgagaaaactgtggaat